Part of the Chitinophagaceae bacterium genome, TTTAACCATAAAAAATGATTGTTTAGTGTACTTATTTAAATATTTTGACAGGATTTGAAAATAAGAGTTTGATTATTCGATAGATTCTTTAAGCAGTTAAGCATTATTTGAAGTTAATTTGTTGTGGACAACATATCCTTCAAAATTCTTCGTTTTACTGCTATATAATTAGCTGGAAGTTCTTGATAAATATTTTAACATATGAAACTCTCAAAAAAAAATATCGTACAAGCAATTAAAATTCTACTTATGTTTTTCAAATTAAGTTTTCTTTCAGCATTCATGTTTTTACTGACGTTTACTATTTTAGATACTTTTGCAGGGGCTCAGGATTTGGAACAACCCAGTTGGGGCACACGCATTGATGAAGTTCGTTCAATGATTCAGCAAGAGCCGGATGTTGAAGAAAGCGATTTGTTGCTTTACGAAGGATATAATTTCGGAGATATGGTCGCTACAGTAGGTTATGTTTTTAACAGACGCCAGCGATTAATCAAGAGATCTTATGTTTTTCATCAGGATTACAGAGACCCCCATCAATACATTTTAGACAAAGTGAACATGAAGAATCAGTTAGACATGATTTACGGTTCTATGGAAATGAAAGCTAACTGGAAAGACCCGCGTTATTCGGGTGATGTAGCTTTGCTTGGTGAAGCTGTATTAAATGGTGCACTTGAAATCGTTACTGTTTGGTATGATAACAACTCCGCTATTGTATTAACACTTCGAGGTGATGATGGAAGAGCCAGAATGGTTTTAGATTACGTTAGGAAATAATTCCCCCTTTTTACATAGTACTTAGTTATAAGCATGGAATCCTGCCAGGGTTAAGGGTCTGTAAAGGCCCGTGCGTTACTTTGGGTGCTCCCGTTTTTTTACGGGGGCATTTCCATGTTTTTAGTAAATAAACTCTTCGTCTCCCAGAAAGTAAGGTTCGGTATTCAAAATATAACAGTCTAAAAAAGCCTTTATTCTTGCCGGAATTTCTCTTAGATATACTCTTGCGGTTTTTACAGGCGGGTCTTTTGCCTTGAAACCAATTGCATTAATGTCCTGACTATTTGCAATAAATAAAGCTCGCTGTAAATGAAAAGACTGACTGACGATTATGAAGTTTTTTTGTCCAAAAACCTTTTTTGCTCTTAAAACGGAGTCAAATGTTCTGAACCCGGCATAATCAAGTACTATACTTGAGTCGGGAACTCCTTTTTGCATGAGCGCTTCTCTCATATCTCTGGGTTCATTATATTCTCTGAAGCGATTATCACCACTCAGCAGTAATTTATTAACCTTTCCGGAGTGATAGAGTTCGGCGGCAGCTTCAATGCGATATTGGAAGAATAAATTGCTTCTGCCGGTGATAGTGTGTTTTGAGGTGCCTAAAACTAATGCGACATGTGTTTCGGGAATACTATTTACAGAAGTATAAATTTTTTTTTCCGTAGAAAACTTAACATAAAAATAGATAGAAAAAACTATAACTATTATTAATGTAGAGAATAGAAGTAAACTTAGTAAAAGTGTTTTTAAAACTTTCATGAATTTCATAGGCAACAAATATAAAGGTCAATATCCACTTATTTATTTTTTTCTCTCCAAAAAAAATATCGATTAAATAAATAAAAAAGCTAAATGGAATGTGGTTATTTCCTTATAATTGTCACTCATTTTAATTTTTTAACTAAAATACAATACAATGAATTTTCCGGATAATTTGAAGTACACAAAAGAGCATGAATGGGTTAAAGTTGAAGGTGACATAGCCACTGTCGGAATTACAGACTTTGCTCAAAGGGAATTGGGAGATATTGTTTATGTTGAAATAGAAACAGAGGGAGAATCGCTTGAGCAGGATGATGTTTTTGGTTCAGTAGAAGCGGTAAAGACAGTATCGGAGTTATTTATGCCGGTAAGTGGTGAGGTGATTGAGATTAATTCTGACATTGAAGACGCTCCGGAATCTGTAAATGAAGATCCCTATGGGAAAGGTTGGTTAATAAAAATAAAAATGTCTGACAAAAATGAAGTGGATTCATTAATGGATGTAAAAGAATATAAAGAACTGGTGGAGGGTTGATAAATTAAAGTATGTATTCCCGGTTTTATATTCTTCCCTTAATTTGGGCTTTAATGTCCGGAGTTTTATTGCTGATGCCGGGAAGTGAATTGCCGGATAATCATACTATATTTCCGGGCTTTGATAAAGTAGTTCATGTTTTTTTGTTTGCAATTATGACATTCCTGTTGGCGCAGGCATTTAAAAAACAATACGAGATAAAATATATCCGTTATAATAATGTTATACTTTCTTTTGTAATTTGTTTTGTTTACGGCTTTGTTTTAGAAGTTTTGCAGT contains:
- a CDS encoding VanZ family protein, which codes for MYSRFYILPLIWALMSGVLLLMPGSELPDNHTIFPGFDKVVHVFLFAIMTFLLAQAFKKQYEIKYIRYNNVILSFVICFVYGFVLEVLQFLLFWGRYFEWEDLLANFTGCITGVLIYKIVFFRV
- the gcvH gene encoding glycine cleavage system protein GcvH, encoding MNFPDNLKYTKEHEWVKVEGDIATVGITDFAQRELGDIVYVEIETEGESLEQDDVFGSVEAVKTVSELFMPVSGEVIEINSDIEDAPESVNEDPYGKGWLIKIKMSDKNEVDSLMDVKEYKELVEG